One segment of Ferrimicrobium sp. DNA contains the following:
- the murD gene encoding UDP-N-acetylmuramoyl-L-alanine--D-glutamate ligase, whose protein sequence is MNLAGARVLVVGFGVSGLGAAKALADRGARLSLAEDKARLREAASLGEQRFEHSGTIAELRSETWDLVVVSPGISPERLGLEPLANRVIGELELGWLLADAPVSAITGTNGKTTVATLTQMMLGSEATLCGNAGVSFAAVACSGATRYVVEASSFQLTWAPTLAPASATWTNFTPDHLDWHGTLEAYRLAKAKLFAQLPRTGVAILNADDPVVEATLLPEGVARRTFSMEGPADYHVAKGNLVGPDEVVLTSLASLGRGGPIGVANALTAWATADAAGADPERVRAVLEEFRGLEHRQELVGEWNGILWVNDSKATTPVAAAAGISSFTHVILIAGGRGKGLSFEPMAAVADRVGHCITIGECGPEIGELFRAHDVPTTMATSMREAVALATTKAQAGDVVLLAPGAASFDWYDSYAVRGRDFKAAVRELAAGAFPSNGVSA, encoded by the coding sequence ATGAACCTAGCTGGGGCTCGGGTACTGGTCGTTGGCTTTGGTGTCAGTGGGCTCGGCGCTGCAAAGGCCCTTGCGGATCGGGGAGCGCGGCTTTCGTTGGCTGAGGATAAGGCGAGACTCAGAGAAGCAGCATCACTTGGGGAGCAGAGGTTCGAACACAGTGGGACGATCGCTGAGCTACGCAGTGAGACATGGGACCTCGTGGTGGTGAGTCCTGGAATCTCGCCGGAACGGCTTGGGCTCGAACCCCTTGCGAACCGGGTGATCGGCGAACTTGAACTCGGTTGGCTGCTTGCGGATGCACCGGTCTCCGCCATCACCGGCACCAACGGCAAGACGACGGTGGCGACCTTGACGCAGATGATGCTCGGGTCAGAGGCAACACTGTGTGGGAACGCTGGAGTCTCCTTCGCAGCGGTGGCATGCTCGGGTGCGACACGATACGTAGTCGAGGCGAGCTCGTTCCAGCTCACCTGGGCACCGACGCTTGCACCAGCGTCCGCTACGTGGACGAACTTCACTCCTGATCATCTCGATTGGCACGGCACGCTGGAGGCCTATCGGCTCGCCAAAGCGAAGCTTTTTGCACAGCTCCCTCGCACAGGAGTGGCGATTCTCAACGCTGATGACCCGGTGGTTGAGGCGACCCTGCTTCCCGAGGGCGTTGCACGTAGGACCTTCTCGATGGAGGGACCGGCTGATTATCACGTCGCCAAGGGCAACCTGGTTGGTCCAGATGAGGTGGTGCTGACCTCGCTCGCATCGCTCGGGCGGGGTGGCCCGATCGGTGTCGCCAATGCCTTGACGGCATGGGCTACCGCCGATGCGGCGGGTGCTGATCCGGAGCGAGTGCGCGCGGTCTTAGAGGAGTTCCGGGGGCTCGAACACCGACAAGAACTCGTAGGCGAGTGGAACGGTATTCTCTGGGTCAATGACTCCAAAGCCACCACGCCGGTCGCGGCTGCGGCTGGGATCAGCTCCTTTACTCACGTCATTCTCATCGCTGGAGGACGGGGCAAGGGCCTCTCCTTCGAGCCGATGGCCGCCGTGGCGGACCGGGTGGGCCACTGCATCACCATCGGCGAATGCGGGCCCGAGATCGGTGAGCTTTTTCGTGCCCACGATGTCCCCACAACCATGGCGACCTCGATGCGCGAAGCGGTTGCCTTGGCGACCACCAAGGCCCAGGCAGGAGATGTGGTGTTGCTGGCACCTGGTGCGGCCTCCTTCGACTGGTATGACAGCTACGCCGTACGCGGACGCGATTTCAAGGCTGCGGTGAGAGAGTTGGCGGCTGGGGCGTTCCCGTCGAATGGGGTGTCGGCGTGA
- a CDS encoding FtsW/RodA/SpoVE family cell cycle protein, translating to MTTYLRSAVDKIRLRAAFYWLVLILLTAGAILEVAAAYVATIAAHASVTSLIAHELLWLVIGGLAFVVMAAVPLRVWLKLAPLILLGAAAMLLAVMLPGVGRSVGGADRWFQFGPIQVQPSEFAKLALVLFLARLVTSRRPTQLVGPVIVVTALMAGVIFLEPDMGTAMIVFSLGLGALYVGGVRGRALTVVTGGSVFIGIIGAFSSTYRRLRLLSFLHPWRYRASYSYQEVQALNSFASGHLLGTGLGTGLANWGYVPNAQTDFIFAVVGQDFGLLGSVVILLCIVALVIVMFQLSEHVTDPAERAVIFLIAVWLMVQTTLNIGAVIGLLPVTGVPLPLISAGGSSTVVTLAALGIVSGVLRRRKIA from the coding sequence GTGACGACCTACCTGCGCAGTGCCGTCGACAAGATTCGACTGCGGGCCGCGTTTTACTGGCTCGTGCTCATCCTGTTGACAGCTGGGGCCATCCTCGAGGTGGCCGCAGCCTATGTCGCCACTATCGCCGCGCATGCCTCCGTGACCTCCTTGATCGCCCATGAGCTCCTTTGGCTGGTGATCGGAGGATTGGCCTTTGTCGTCATGGCGGCGGTGCCGTTACGGGTCTGGTTGAAGCTCGCACCACTCATCTTGTTGGGTGCGGCCGCGATGTTGCTGGCGGTGATGCTTCCTGGTGTTGGCCGTAGTGTCGGAGGCGCGGATCGATGGTTTCAGTTTGGTCCGATTCAGGTGCAGCCGTCAGAGTTTGCCAAGCTCGCCCTCGTACTCTTTCTGGCTCGTCTTGTCACCAGCCGTCGTCCCACCCAGCTGGTTGGGCCCGTCATCGTCGTCACAGCCCTGATGGCGGGGGTGATTTTTCTCGAGCCGGACATGGGCACCGCGATGATCGTCTTCTCCCTCGGCCTTGGAGCACTCTATGTCGGTGGCGTACGGGGTCGCGCCTTGACGGTCGTGACGGGTGGCTCGGTCTTCATCGGAATCATTGGCGCCTTTTCGAGCACCTATCGTCGATTGCGGCTGCTCTCCTTTTTGCACCCGTGGAGATATCGAGCGAGTTACTCCTACCAAGAGGTCCAGGCCCTCAACTCGTTCGCGTCAGGTCATCTCCTTGGAACCGGATTGGGTACAGGCTTAGCAAACTGGGGGTATGTGCCCAATGCCCAAACTGACTTTATCTTTGCGGTGGTGGGCCAGGATTTTGGGCTATTGGGTTCGGTCGTCATTCTGTTGTGTATTGTTGCCTTGGTGATCGTGATGTTCCAACTGTCGGAGCACGTCACAGATCCTGCGGAGCGCGCGGTCATCTTCTTGATCGCTGTCTGGTTGATGGTACAGACGACACTCAACATCGGGGCAGTGATCGGCTTGTTGCCGGTGACGGGCGTTCCTCTCCCACTGATCTCTGCGGGAGGCTCCTCGACGGTGGTGACGCTCGCGGCCTTGGGCATCGTCAGTGGAGTCCTGCGTCGAAGGAAGATCGCGTGA
- a CDS encoding UDP-N-acetylglucosamine--N-acetylmuramyl-(pentapeptide) pyrophosphoryl-undecaprenol N-acetylglucosamine transferase has translation MSRVVWVVAGGTAGHIHAGLSMIEAFDDEVHPILITTDRKVDYEVTAGLDIAVVRVSGTGLPRGLRHIAAALMTNSKAISANLSLLRSLPRPEIVISFGGFHTPLVSLLARTRGARSYLLEQNAALTRSNRLVGLWSAGIFLAWPVPLPKAWLRRAAVVGNPPRREVTELTDREGVRASLGFGVDDLVVVVTSGSLGARSVNIAAVAAAEELVDLSRVKVVHSMGAKNGLSQAESHVRNPRYHALGWDPELYRYLMAADLVVARAGASTLTEVALFGCASILVPLPNSPNDHQRRNAAVFARAGASMIIEDDELTGSELAKAIRGLVEDEPRRLRMATAAKTLAHPEAARLMWEEMVRQ, from the coding sequence GTGAGCCGAGTGGTTTGGGTGGTGGCTGGTGGAACCGCTGGCCATATCCATGCCGGCCTCTCCATGATCGAGGCCTTCGATGATGAGGTGCATCCGATCCTCATCACCACGGATCGCAAGGTCGACTATGAGGTGACGGCTGGTCTTGACATCGCTGTTGTGCGGGTCAGCGGGACTGGGCTGCCCCGAGGGCTCCGCCACATCGCTGCGGCGCTGATGACCAATAGTAAGGCCATCTCGGCAAACCTCTCGCTTCTTCGTTCCTTGCCTCGACCGGAGATCGTGATCAGTTTTGGTGGCTTCCATACGCCACTGGTCTCACTCCTCGCGCGTACACGCGGCGCTCGATCCTATCTACTCGAACAGAATGCTGCGCTGACGAGATCGAACCGTCTCGTTGGCCTCTGGTCAGCCGGCATCTTTCTTGCCTGGCCGGTACCGCTGCCAAAAGCGTGGCTTCGACGGGCTGCGGTGGTGGGCAACCCTCCCCGTCGTGAGGTCACCGAACTTACCGATAGAGAGGGTGTACGTGCCTCCTTGGGTTTTGGGGTCGACGATCTGGTGGTGGTAGTCACCTCTGGTTCCCTCGGCGCTCGAAGCGTCAATATCGCTGCGGTGGCGGCCGCGGAAGAACTCGTCGACCTGAGCCGTGTTAAGGTGGTTCATAGCATGGGTGCGAAGAATGGACTGAGTCAAGCGGAATCGCACGTGCGTAACCCCCGCTACCACGCGCTTGGATGGGACCCTGAGTTGTATCGCTATCTGATGGCAGCTGACCTTGTCGTCGCTCGTGCGGGGGCGAGTACGCTGACCGAGGTCGCTCTGTTCGGGTGCGCCTCGATCTTGGTGCCATTGCCGAACTCGCCCAATGATCATCAACGGCGCAATGCCGCTGTCTTTGCCCGTGCGGGTGCCTCCATGATCATCGAAGATGATGAGCTAACGGGATCGGAGTTGGCCAAGGCGATTCGGGGACTTGTCGAGGATGAGCCGCGGCGACTTCGTATGGCAACAGCCGCTAAGACGCTCGCCCATCCGGAGGCTGCACGGCTGATGTGGGAGGAGATGGTGAGACAATGA
- the murC gene encoding UDP-N-acetylmuramate--L-alanine ligase, with protein MSLLDGVQRVHIVGVGGAGMSALASLLLEAGYSVTGSDLKESAVMERLRLLGATVFLGHDRLHVQGAQLVAYSSAIAASNVELATSVALGIPIASRAELLVALTQGREVIAISGTHGKTTTTSMIGLSLAQAGYSPSYVIGAELNEAGASGHYGSSALMVVEADESDGTFLKLDPALSVITNIEPDHLEFYGDFDHLQEAFVRFARRSQLPPVLCVEDPFLAALAAQMECRSYGFSESAMYQIKNVSMSPMSTAFEVFEHKRRLGSVELSVLGLHNILNATAAIAAVAAMGVTLAEIAPSLSRYLGVSRRFQHRRVLDSVRIIDDYAHLPSELVSTLAAARQLGARRVVAVFQPHRYSRTQAMAEELGEALAGADVAVVTDVYAAGEDPIPGVSGEAVYEAARRVLGDRAHYCASRHELALVVRGLLEPDDVCLTLGAGDITMLDTELADVW; from the coding sequence ATGAGTCTCCTTGATGGTGTACAACGGGTCCATATCGTCGGTGTTGGTGGAGCTGGCATGAGTGCGCTTGCCTCGTTGTTGCTCGAGGCCGGCTACTCCGTGACCGGCTCGGATCTCAAGGAGTCGGCGGTGATGGAACGGCTCCGCCTACTCGGCGCTACGGTGTTCCTTGGCCATGACCGTTTACATGTCCAGGGTGCACAACTCGTCGCCTACTCGAGTGCCATCGCTGCGAGTAATGTCGAGCTCGCTACGAGTGTGGCACTTGGCATACCGATAGCTTCCCGAGCCGAGCTGCTCGTGGCGCTCACGCAAGGGCGAGAGGTGATCGCGATCTCTGGAACCCATGGCAAGACGACCACTACCTCCATGATTGGCCTCTCCCTCGCCCAAGCCGGGTACAGTCCGAGCTATGTGATCGGTGCTGAACTCAACGAGGCTGGCGCTTCAGGGCACTATGGTTCTTCTGCGTTGATGGTGGTAGAGGCCGACGAGAGTGATGGTACCTTCTTAAAACTCGATCCTGCTTTGAGCGTGATCACCAATATTGAGCCCGATCACTTAGAGTTTTATGGCGACTTCGATCACCTGCAGGAGGCGTTCGTTCGTTTTGCTCGTCGATCGCAGCTTCCTCCGGTGCTCTGTGTGGAGGATCCGTTTCTGGCTGCACTTGCCGCGCAGATGGAGTGTCGCAGTTATGGATTTTCGGAGTCGGCGATGTACCAGATCAAGAACGTCTCGATGTCTCCGATGTCAACTGCCTTCGAGGTCTTCGAACACAAGCGACGGCTTGGCAGTGTCGAACTCTCGGTCCTGGGACTACACAACATTTTGAATGCCACTGCGGCGATCGCGGCCGTCGCGGCCATGGGCGTGACACTGGCCGAGATCGCCCCTTCACTCAGTCGTTACCTCGGTGTTTCGCGTCGTTTCCAACACCGTCGTGTCCTCGACTCCGTGCGGATAATCGATGACTATGCGCATCTGCCGAGTGAGTTGGTCTCGACGCTCGCAGCGGCCCGACAGCTCGGAGCACGGCGGGTGGTGGCTGTCTTCCAACCGCATCGGTATTCACGGACGCAGGCCATGGCTGAGGAGCTCGGTGAGGCGTTGGCGGGAGCCGATGTCGCGGTGGTCACCGATGTCTATGCCGCAGGGGAGGACCCTATCCCAGGCGTCAGTGGTGAGGCGGTCTATGAGGCGGCCCGCCGGGTACTTGGAGATCGAGCCCATTACTGCGCCTCTCGGCATGAGCTCGCCCTCGTCGTGCGTGGTCTGCTCGAACCGGATGACGTCTGTTTGACCTTGGGTGCTGGTGATATCACCATGCTCGATACCGAACTCGCGGATGTGTGGTAG
- the murB gene encoding UDP-N-acetylmuramate dehydrogenase, protein MAEGLARTIDQLRAGGFFVLEQAPFGARTTYRVGGAAAAGVEVASVEELERLRDILSQGVANIPLFVLGRGSNVLVADGGFPGLLITLGAGFSWLQTHDSQVELGGASPLPVMARRIAKLGLDGFTWAVGVPGSVGGAVRMNAGGHGHVLAETLQSALLVDLTADAPPTWHSTAALELEYRSSAVGASQVVIAARFAFEAGDPHELAGQLSDIVAWRRAHQPGGQNAGSVFVNPERSPAAVLIEESGLKGYRYRSAAVSAKHANFIQADPQGSADDVFHLMQVVREQVERRTGIELRSEVRLVGFS, encoded by the coding sequence GTGGCCGAAGGGCTCGCACGGACGATCGATCAGCTGAGGGCTGGTGGATTTTTTGTTCTTGAACAAGCTCCTTTCGGGGCGAGAACGACCTATCGGGTCGGCGGCGCGGCCGCTGCTGGCGTAGAGGTCGCCTCAGTTGAAGAGCTTGAGCGTCTCCGTGACATCCTGTCGCAGGGCGTGGCGAACATTCCTCTCTTTGTGCTCGGCCGTGGTTCGAATGTTCTCGTGGCTGACGGAGGCTTTCCTGGTTTGCTCATTACATTAGGGGCTGGGTTCTCCTGGTTGCAAACCCATGACAGCCAGGTCGAGCTCGGCGGAGCCTCCCCGCTTCCTGTCATGGCGCGTAGGATCGCCAAGCTTGGGCTCGATGGGTTCACCTGGGCGGTTGGTGTGCCAGGTAGCGTAGGGGGTGCAGTGCGGATGAATGCTGGTGGCCACGGCCATGTCCTAGCGGAAACGTTACAGTCGGCACTCCTTGTCGATCTTACGGCCGATGCGCCCCCCACGTGGCACTCCACCGCTGCCTTGGAGCTGGAGTATCGTTCCTCGGCAGTGGGTGCGAGCCAGGTCGTCATCGCCGCACGCTTTGCATTTGAAGCTGGTGATCCCCACGAACTTGCCGGCCAGTTGAGTGACATCGTCGCCTGGCGTCGTGCCCATCAACCAGGAGGGCAGAACGCTGGCTCGGTCTTTGTGAATCCGGAGCGCTCCCCGGCGGCGGTCTTGATCGAAGAGAGCGGTCTCAAGGGGTATCGATACCGGAGCGCGGCGGTATCGGCCAAACATGCAAATTTTATTCAAGCTGATCCGCAAGGATCGGCTGATGACGTCTTCCATTTGATGCAAGTTGTTCGTGAGCAAGTGGAACGCCGGACGGGTATTGAGTTGCGCTCAGAGGTCAGACTCGTCGGGTTTTCATAA
- the ftsZ gene encoding cell division protein FtsZ: MSDAQNYIAVIKVVGVGGGGGNAVNRMIEAGLKGVEFIAINTDAQALLMSDADIRLDIGRQLTRGLGAGSNPDIGRSAAQEHKDEIQEALTGADMVFITAGEGGGTGTGGAPVVAEIARGIGALTIGVVTRPFGFEGKRRATQADEGIERLREHVDTLIVIPNDRLLTIANEKTSMIAAFRMADDILLSGVKGITDLITTPGVINTDFADVRAIMASAGTAIMGIGIASGENRATTAARNAITSPLFETSIDGAQGILLNVAGGTDLGIFELNEAANIIQNAASSDALIIVGSVIDESMEDEVKVTVIAAGFDVWGEDTPKLRVTPPPPSEELDFGVPVVPQEPVPTEVNTDPEDPDDGDVPFFLR; encoded by the coding sequence ATGAGTGACGCGCAGAATTACATCGCCGTGATCAAAGTCGTCGGTGTCGGTGGTGGCGGCGGCAATGCCGTGAATCGGATGATTGAGGCTGGTCTCAAGGGTGTTGAGTTCATCGCGATCAACACCGACGCGCAGGCATTGTTGATGAGCGACGCTGATATTCGGCTCGATATTGGACGCCAGCTCACCCGTGGGCTCGGTGCAGGTTCGAACCCTGATATTGGGCGCTCGGCAGCTCAGGAACATAAGGATGAGATCCAGGAGGCACTCACCGGTGCTGACATGGTCTTTATCACCGCCGGCGAGGGTGGTGGCACAGGGACCGGTGGTGCCCCGGTCGTTGCGGAGATCGCTAGAGGGATTGGCGCGCTCACGATCGGTGTGGTCACACGACCCTTTGGCTTTGAGGGTAAGCGCCGAGCGACCCAGGCTGACGAGGGTATTGAGCGCCTGCGTGAGCATGTCGACACGCTGATCGTGATACCAAATGATCGGCTCTTGACGATCGCAAATGAGAAGACCTCAATGATCGCAGCTTTCCGGATGGCTGATGATATCTTGTTGTCAGGAGTCAAGGGGATTACCGATCTCATCACGACTCCGGGTGTCATCAACACCGACTTTGCCGACGTGCGGGCCATCATGGCCTCTGCGGGCACGGCCATCATGGGTATTGGTATCGCCAGTGGTGAGAACCGCGCGACGACGGCTGCGCGCAATGCGATCACCTCGCCGCTCTTTGAGACCTCGATCGATGGTGCGCAAGGTATCCTGCTGAACGTCGCTGGCGGCACTGATCTCGGTATTTTCGAGTTGAATGAGGCCGCCAATATCATCCAAAATGCTGCCTCAAGCGATGCCCTCATCATCGTCGGTAGTGTGATCGATGAGTCCATGGAGGACGAGGTCAAAGTGACGGTCATCGCTGCTGGCTTCGACGTCTGGGGAGAGGATACGCCAAAGCTTCGGGTTACGCCTCCACCTCCTAGTGAAGAACTTGATTTTGGCGTACCGGTGGTACCCCAAGAGCCAGTGCCGACTGAAGTCAACACGGATCCGGAGGATCCAGACGACGGCGACGTACCCTTCTTTCTCCGCTGA
- a CDS encoding polyphenol oxidase family protein — translation MAFTDRMDVPSEALALIGGGGPLAQLQQVHSARVVAIDDTLGEPGAVEADGIYVPAGHHALAAIRTADCLPLVVANRKGDAVALHVGWRGLAAGVVEAGLAHLGGDGLVAVIGPHIRSCCYEFRGPERYVVAHRFGESSFVGDNLSLESALSGLLVQQRVREVHSVGHCTFCNDAYHSYRRDGTGERQMTYVGAGGH, via the coding sequence GTGGCGTTCACCGATCGCATGGATGTCCCCTCTGAGGCCCTCGCGTTGATCGGTGGTGGTGGTCCACTGGCGCAACTGCAACAGGTTCACAGTGCAAGAGTGGTGGCCATCGACGACACCCTGGGCGAACCTGGGGCCGTTGAGGCGGATGGAATCTATGTTCCTGCTGGACACCATGCTCTGGCCGCCATCCGGACGGCAGACTGTCTCCCACTCGTGGTGGCCAACCGTAAGGGTGATGCCGTTGCCCTCCATGTCGGGTGGAGAGGGTTGGCCGCTGGAGTCGTCGAGGCGGGCCTCGCGCACCTTGGTGGTGATGGCCTCGTAGCGGTGATCGGCCCCCATATTCGATCTTGCTGTTACGAATTCCGTGGACCCGAGCGTTACGTGGTCGCTCACCGTTTCGGCGAGTCGAGTTTTGTGGGAGATAATCTCTCACTCGAGTCAGCCCTGTCGGGTCTCCTTGTGCAGCAGCGTGTTCGAGAGGTGCATTCAGTCGGTCACTGTACATTCTGTAATGATGCGTACCACTCCTATCGTCGCGATGGTACTGGTGAGCGTCAAATGACCTACGTCGGCGCTGGTGGCCACTGA
- a CDS encoding alanine racemase yields the protein MPAYEQVGERLAAVRDEIRRHGGSDAVRIVAVTKTHPVEAVVSALDAGLTDVGENYAEELASKAVQAERLGLRPRWHYLGAIQRRRLKLICQYASVIETISRPSELEGLAKLDYRGDVLIQVAPPGHHEGRNGAQVDEVASLLALGRDLEVRVIGLMGMALPGTEEQTRRYFESVRRLGQDLGIREYSMGMSADYQVAVAQGATMVRLGSVLFGARGQERATIER from the coding sequence ATGCCCGCCTACGAGCAGGTTGGGGAACGCTTGGCTGCGGTGAGAGACGAGATACGGCGTCATGGCGGTTCGGATGCGGTTCGGATCGTTGCGGTGACCAAGACCCATCCAGTCGAAGCGGTAGTGAGCGCGCTCGATGCTGGCTTGACCGATGTTGGTGAAAATTACGCGGAGGAGTTGGCGTCGAAGGCAGTCCAAGCTGAGCGTCTTGGCCTTCGGCCCCGCTGGCATTATCTGGGTGCTATTCAGCGGCGACGCCTCAAACTCATTTGTCAATATGCATCGGTGATCGAGACGATTTCGCGACCCTCCGAACTTGAGGGGTTGGCCAAACTCGATTATCGCGGTGACGTACTCATTCAGGTCGCTCCTCCAGGGCACCATGAGGGGCGCAACGGTGCCCAAGTCGACGAGGTCGCATCATTGCTGGCACTCGGTCGTGATCTCGAGGTTCGTGTGATCGGTTTGATGGGTATGGCGCTCCCCGGTACGGAGGAACAGACTCGGCGATACTTCGAGAGCGTCCGTCGTCTCGGGCAAGATTTGGGAATTCGGGAATATTCTATGGGAATGTCCGCCGATTACCAGGTGGCGGTCGCTCAGGGTGCTACTATGGTGCGGTTAGGTAGTGTTTTATTCGGGGCACGTGGTCAAGAGCGTGCTACGATAGAGCGTTAA
- a CDS encoding cell division protein SepF, translating to MPGLKRALAWLGITEDDEMDGEVTDLEGSVPPVYERREQAPRVQVVSGGVSNVAEQPREDPQEHRAAVLRPFNPQPERAKIHLVLPTKYADVQEIGDRMKSDQPVIINLEGVDRDLRRRIIDFSSGLTYALGGKVKEISTSVYLLSPARVEVADEEMFRMRQRTVAKGVGLHGS from the coding sequence ATGCCGGGATTGAAGCGTGCGCTTGCGTGGCTAGGGATAACTGAGGACGACGAGATGGACGGAGAGGTTACCGATCTTGAAGGGTCGGTTCCACCAGTCTATGAACGGCGCGAGCAGGCTCCCCGCGTTCAGGTGGTCTCTGGCGGTGTCTCCAACGTGGCCGAGCAGCCTCGGGAGGATCCCCAAGAACATCGTGCCGCCGTGCTTCGCCCCTTTAATCCGCAGCCAGAGCGAGCAAAGATCCACCTCGTGCTTCCCACGAAATACGCCGATGTGCAGGAGATCGGCGATCGGATGAAATCTGATCAACCGGTGATTATTAATCTCGAGGGTGTGGATCGTGACCTGCGTCGCCGAATTATCGACTTCTCCTCAGGGCTTACCTACGCATTGGGTGGTAAAGTGAAGGAGATAAGTACGAGTGTGTATCTGCTCTCGCCGGCTCGTGTCGAGGTGGCCGATGAGGAGATGTTTCGCATGCGTCAGCGTACGGTAGCGAAGGGAGTTGGCCTGCATGGGTCTTAA
- a CDS encoding YggT family protein → MGLNGIIVELLELYVIVIVLYVVMTWFPVTNPGGPMDRFRFLLTRLSEPVLNPIRRLIPSVGGSSIRFDFAPLIVILLIELILIPIVSRI, encoded by the coding sequence ATGGGTCTTAATGGGATCATCGTCGAACTACTAGAGCTCTATGTCATTGTGATCGTGCTCTATGTGGTCATGACGTGGTTCCCGGTTACGAACCCGGGTGGGCCGATGGATCGTTTCCGTTTCTTGCTCACCCGCCTATCGGAGCCGGTATTAAATCCGATTCGTAGGTTGATTCCGTCGGTGGGGGGTAGCTCGATTCGCTTCGACTTCGCGCCTCTCATCGTTATTTTGCTGATCGAGTTGATTTTGATCCCAATAGTCAGCCGGATCTAA
- a CDS encoding DivIVA domain-containing protein has protein sequence MDASAVDAQKIREVEFRERMRGYHQEDVDEFLEQVAKGVEVLETQLSQAREELARLKANPPAVTSSGVPAGGEFGDDVIQRTLIVAQKAADQLRSDAENEAREIRAEAQRQAERILGEARTTSRLIEEERRKNLLEELTQLEGEFARRQEQLANIVSRDRAVRQRITDEIGGLLSLVRAAEVPTGESLATTAAPGGLRPREFDDAEVEEPATVAEVRNVADLQNGADSTRYQLADVPSQPEEQHPVQEFVFGHDLSGDAADDEPFMLWRQDD, from the coding sequence GTGGACGCAAGTGCAGTCGATGCGCAAAAGATTCGCGAGGTAGAGTTTCGCGAGCGCATGAGAGGCTATCACCAAGAGGATGTGGACGAGTTTCTTGAGCAGGTAGCCAAGGGTGTTGAGGTACTTGAGACCCAACTCAGTCAGGCACGAGAGGAGCTCGCACGGCTCAAGGCAAATCCTCCTGCGGTCACGAGTAGTGGCGTACCTGCCGGTGGTGAGTTTGGCGATGACGTCATTCAAAGGACGCTGATTGTAGCACAGAAGGCAGCCGACCAGCTTCGCAGTGATGCGGAAAACGAGGCGCGCGAGATTCGCGCAGAGGCACAGCGCCAGGCAGAGCGTATTTTGGGTGAGGCGAGGACCACATCCAGACTCATCGAAGAGGAACGGCGCAAGAACTTGCTGGAGGAGCTCACACAGTTGGAGGGCGAGTTTGCTCGACGACAGGAACAGTTAGCGAATATCGTCAGCCGGGACCGTGCCGTTCGTCAAAGGATCACTGACGAGATCGGCGGTTTGTTATCGTTGGTGCGAGCCGCTGAGGTTCCCACTGGTGAGTCGCTCGCCACGACGGCGGCGCCAGGCGGCCTTCGTCCACGCGAGTTCGATGATGCTGAAGTTGAGGAACCGGCAACTGTCGCAGAGGTGCGTAATGTTGCGGACCTCCAAAATGGTGCAGATAGCACGCGGTATCAGCTTGCCGATGTGCCTTCGCAACCGGAGGAGCAGCACCCCGTTCAGGAGTTCGTGTTCGGTCATGACTTGAGCGGTGATGCTGCCGACGACGAACCCTTCATGCTCTGGCGCCAAGACGATTAA